Proteins co-encoded in one Bremerella sp. TYQ1 genomic window:
- a CDS encoding class II aldolase/adducin family protein, whose protein sequence is MTNVHKIKQDMCDIGRRIYNKGFAAANDGNITVRVSDNEVLCTPTMHCKGFLKPEDIATIDMTGKQIAGSKPRSSEALLHLEIYKQRQDVKSVVHCHPPHATAFAIAREPIPQCILPEVEVFLGDVPITKYETPGGQSFADTIIPFVDRTNVILLANHGTVSYGETVERAYWWTEILDAYCRMLILAKQLGHVEFLNEKKSRELLDLKDKWGWKDPRNTEEYKDCDICANDIFRDSWEDSQVQRRAFGAPEPMGPNAKKPAAATTSGSSDQEALIQMITQRVVAELSKQR, encoded by the coding sequence ATGACGAACGTTCACAAGATCAAACAAGATATGTGTGACATTGGACGGCGAATCTATAACAAAGGCTTCGCCGCTGCGAACGATGGTAACATCACCGTCCGTGTGAGCGACAACGAAGTCCTTTGCACGCCAACGATGCACTGCAAAGGTTTTCTGAAGCCAGAAGACATTGCCACGATCGACATGACCGGCAAGCAAATCGCTGGTAGCAAACCACGATCGAGCGAGGCCCTGCTGCACTTGGAAATCTACAAGCAGCGTCAGGACGTCAAGAGTGTCGTGCATTGCCATCCGCCTCACGCGACGGCATTCGCAATTGCCCGCGAACCAATTCCGCAGTGCATTTTGCCGGAAGTGGAAGTCTTTCTGGGCGATGTGCCGATCACCAAGTACGAAACGCCTGGTGGTCAATCGTTCGCAGATACGATTATCCCATTTGTCGATCGCACCAACGTGATTCTTCTGGCCAACCATGGAACGGTCAGCTACGGCGAAACGGTTGAACGTGCTTATTGGTGGACCGAAATTCTCGATGCCTACTGCCGCATGTTGATCCTGGCCAAACAGCTCGGTCACGTCGAATTCCTCAATGAAAAGAAGTCGCGTGAACTGCTTGACCTGAAGGACAAGTGGGGCTGGAAAGATCCGCGCAACACTGAAGAGTACAAAGACTGCGATATCTGTGCGAATGATATCTTCCGCGATAGCTGGGAAGACTCGCAAGTTCAGCGCCGTGCATTCGGTGCTCCAGAGCCAATGGGGCCTAACGCGAAGAAGCCAGCGGCTGCGACGACCTCCGGTTCATCAGACCAGGAAGCGTTGATCCAGATGATTACCCAACGCGTCGTCGCCGAATTGTCGAAGCAGCGATAA
- a CDS encoding aldehyde dehydrogenase family protein: MQFDESIIRNVVAQVLAEVGQAPPVSSGFSGRYGIFDCADEAVRAAREAFEKLSERTIEDRKRIIDHIRRISIDQKVELGTMEMNETKIGRLEHKIEKLELLGRKTPGVEFLRSEVFSGDHGLAVIEHAPFGVIGCITPVTHSLPTITGNAVNMIAGGNTLVVNPHPSGKKVAAEGVRRFNKAIYDDLGIDNLICVVAEPTLESADLIFHHRDVAMICVTGGPAVARAALNSGKKAVVAGPGNPPVVVDETADLDRAARCIIQGGAYDNNLLCIAEKEVFVVNSVFDDMMRAMERAGAARLNSSEIDRLTSVAIAEYGDPGKKKKVAAKEFIGQDAAVLARAAGKNISQDVELVFGETDEHNPFVPVEQMMPFIPFVRCHDVDEAIEKAKYYEHGFRHTAIIHSNNVRNMTKMGRVMDTTLFVKNGPCASALGVGGEGYISFSIATPTGEGVTTPLTFTRERRCSLIDDLCILGHPAKG, from the coding sequence ATGCAATTTGACGAATCCATCATTCGCAATGTGGTGGCCCAGGTCTTGGCCGAAGTTGGCCAAGCACCGCCGGTATCGTCCGGCTTCAGTGGTCGCTACGGCATCTTCGACTGTGCCGACGAAGCAGTTCGAGCCGCTCGTGAAGCGTTCGAGAAACTCTCAGAACGCACGATCGAAGACCGGAAGCGAATCATCGATCACATCCGTCGTATTTCCATCGACCAAAAGGTGGAACTCGGCACGATGGAAATGAACGAGACCAAGATTGGCCGTCTCGAACATAAGATCGAGAAGCTGGAATTGCTTGGCCGAAAAACGCCAGGCGTTGAATTTCTGCGGAGCGAAGTGTTCAGTGGCGACCACGGCTTGGCAGTAATCGAGCATGCACCTTTTGGTGTGATCGGCTGTATAACGCCTGTGACACACTCGCTACCAACGATCACCGGAAACGCCGTGAACATGATTGCCGGCGGTAACACGCTGGTCGTCAATCCGCATCCAAGCGGTAAGAAGGTCGCCGCCGAAGGGGTTCGTCGCTTCAACAAAGCGATCTACGATGACCTAGGCATCGACAACCTGATTTGCGTCGTCGCCGAACCAACCCTCGAATCAGCTGATCTGATCTTCCATCATCGTGACGTCGCAATGATCTGCGTCACCGGTGGTCCAGCAGTTGCCCGAGCAGCGCTTAACAGCGGTAAAAAAGCGGTCGTCGCCGGACCAGGCAATCCACCCGTGGTCGTCGATGAAACGGCTGATTTGGATCGTGCAGCGCGTTGCATCATTCAAGGGGGTGCTTACGACAACAACTTGCTTTGCATCGCCGAAAAGGAAGTCTTCGTTGTCAATTCTGTGTTCGACGACATGATGCGAGCCATGGAACGAGCTGGTGCAGCTCGCTTGAACAGCAGCGAAATCGACCGGCTGACTTCCGTTGCCATCGCCGAATATGGCGACCCTGGCAAAAAGAAGAAGGTCGCCGCGAAGGAATTTATCGGCCAAGATGCCGCCGTCCTCGCTCGTGCTGCTGGCAAAAACATTTCGCAAGACGTTGAACTGGTGTTTGGCGAAACGGACGAACACAACCCGTTTGTCCCTGTCGAACAAATGATGCCGTTCATTCCTTTCGTTCGTTGTCACGACGTGGACGAAGCGATCGAAAAGGCGAAGTACTACGAACATGGCTTCCGTCACACGGCCATCATTCACAGCAACAACGTACGCAACATGACCAAGATGGGCCGCGTGATGGACACGACGTTGTTCGTCAAAAATGGTCCTTGTGCTTCGGCACTCGGCGTTGGAGGCGAAGGTTACATTTCGTTCTCGATCGCCACCCCGACCGGCGAAGGCGTCACCACTCCGCTTACTTTTACGCGGGAACGACGTTGTTCGCTGATTGACGATTTGTGCATCCTTGGCCACCCGGCGAAAGGTTAA
- a CDS encoding BMC domain-containing protein, with protein MAKVMEALGMIETKGFVTLVEATDAMLKAANVTFVGWDKVGSGLVSAFITGDVAAVKAATDAGAAAAGRLGEVVSVQVIPRPHEDIGIVLPPPVKKVYTSE; from the coding sequence ATGGCGAAAGTAATGGAAGCGTTGGGCATGATTGAAACCAAGGGCTTTGTGACCTTGGTGGAAGCCACCGACGCAATGTTGAAGGCAGCCAACGTGACGTTCGTTGGTTGGGACAAAGTTGGCAGCGGTTTGGTTTCCGCTTTCATCACCGGCGACGTCGCCGCGGTGAAGGCTGCCACCGATGCTGGTGCCGCGGCCGCTGGTCGTTTGGGCGAAGTTGTCAGCGTTCAGGTCATTCCACGACCACACGAAGACATCGGTATCGTCCTTCCTCCACCGGTTAAGAAGGTTTACACCTCCGAGTAG
- a CDS encoding lactate/malate dehydrogenase family protein has translation MKVSIIGGGGLVGSCAAFALQCSGIVREIALLDVNADLAGGQALDLLHGGPSTADQIISSGSYEHIPDSDLICITAGLRRKPDESRLDLINRNVDLFLTILESIKKVGYKKDATVFVVSNPVDILTYLASTRLDLPNNRVIGLGTQLDTIRFRALIAEHCQLPPTQVKALILGEHGDSMVPIWSSASVNGLPLEKFPGWNPNAANELFTRTKGSGAEVIKKKGGAGFAVGIAIRDVIDAIALDSHQILPISSIQNGCYDIRDVALSVPTVVGKNGVESTYQLDLWPKEIQALRRSGTVLRETLATVLNRVGRS, from the coding sequence ATGAAAGTAAGCATCATTGGTGGTGGCGGTTTGGTCGGATCGTGTGCCGCATTCGCTCTGCAGTGCAGTGGCATCGTTCGCGAAATCGCGTTGCTCGATGTCAACGCCGACTTGGCCGGAGGCCAGGCGCTCGATTTACTTCACGGTGGACCAAGCACGGCCGATCAAATCATTTCGAGCGGAAGCTACGAACATATCCCTGATTCAGATCTGATCTGCATCACGGCTGGACTGCGACGTAAGCCAGATGAAAGTCGATTGGATTTGATCAATCGTAACGTCGATTTGTTCCTGACGATCCTCGAATCGATTAAGAAGGTCGGCTATAAGAAAGACGCGACCGTATTCGTCGTCTCGAATCCGGTTGATATTCTCACCTACCTGGCATCGACTCGACTCGACCTACCTAACAATCGAGTGATCGGTCTAGGTACACAACTCGATACGATTCGCTTCCGAGCTTTAATCGCCGAACATTGCCAATTGCCACCGACTCAAGTCAAAGCATTGATCTTGGGCGAACATGGCGACAGTATGGTGCCGATCTGGTCATCTGCTTCGGTCAATGGCTTGCCGCTCGAGAAATTCCCCGGCTGGAATCCCAACGCAGCAAACGAACTGTTTACGCGAACCAAGGGCTCCGGGGCAGAAGTGATCAAAAAGAAGGGTGGCGCAGGTTTCGCCGTCGGGATTGCAATTCGCGACGTTATCGATGCGATTGCTCTCGACAGCCATCAGATTCTGCCGATCTCAAGCATTCAAAACGGTTGCTACGACATTCGTGACGTCGCGTTGAGCGTACCTACCGTGGTTGGCAAGAATGGTGTCGAGTCGACGTACCAACTTGACCTTTGGCCCAAAGAGATTCAGGCACTTCGTCGCAGCGGAACGGTCCTTCGTGAAACGCTCGCCACAGTCCTCAACCGCGTGGGCCGTAGCTAA
- the pduL gene encoding phosphate propanoyltransferase has protein sequence MSSSLNLDHATIERIVRQIVLSQNGAPVQAPVAPAAPKLVVSISARHIHLTDAHVETLFGPGHVLTPMKDLYQDGFYAAEETVMVVGPRRRMLEKVRVLGPTRDYSQVELAFTDAISLGIEAPVRASGKIDGTPGCVLVGPKGAVQLDQGVIRAERHVHMNNRDAEFYGVQNGDRMNLRITSLGCTTTFEDLLVRADEVSKLEVHIDTDEGNACNLDAATEIELLKKEPCGCKTKH, from the coding sequence ATGAGTTCCTCGCTGAATCTCGATCATGCCACCATCGAACGGATCGTTCGCCAGATCGTCCTTTCGCAAAATGGTGCTCCGGTTCAAGCTCCTGTCGCGCCGGCTGCCCCGAAGTTGGTCGTCAGCATTTCGGCACGGCACATTCACTTGACTGATGCTCACGTCGAAACGTTGTTTGGCCCTGGACATGTACTAACTCCCATGAAAGACCTCTATCAGGACGGCTTCTACGCCGCCGAAGAGACTGTCATGGTCGTGGGCCCCCGCCGACGGATGCTCGAGAAAGTTCGCGTGCTCGGTCCGACACGAGACTACAGCCAAGTCGAGCTGGCTTTCACCGATGCCATTTCGCTCGGCATTGAAGCGCCCGTTCGTGCTTCCGGCAAGATTGACGGTACGCCTGGTTGTGTGCTCGTCGGCCCCAAGGGTGCGGTTCAACTGGATCAAGGTGTCATCCGAGCCGAACGTCATGTCCACATGAACAATCGCGACGCCGAATTTTACGGCGTGCAGAATGGCGACCGCATGAACCTGCGGATCACGTCCCTCGGCTGCACGACCACGTTTGAAGACTTGCTCGTGCGAGCCGACGAAGTCAGCAAGCTGGAAGTCCACATTGATACCGACGAAGGCAACGCCTGCAACTTGGACGCAGCGACGGAAATCGAACTGCTCAAGAAAGAGCCGTGCGGCTGCAAGACAAAACATTAG
- a CDS encoding acetate/propionate family kinase produces the protein MKVLVANLGSTSFKYRLFDMDSETQLARGGIDRIGSPESSCSVQIGQWKEDVTDHVPDHAVAVRKCLSQLTDAENGCLKDAAEVSAIGFKAVHGGRVSGVQRVNDDVLSAMAEMNEVAPAHNPPYIAAMRLLSEQLPEIPLVAAFETGFHQTIPDRNRYYGIPKAWSDEFQIKKWGFHGASHRYIATRSAELLGRDDLRVISCHLGGSSSLCAIKNRQSVAVTMGMSPQTGLPQNNRVGDFDPYALPLLMERTGKTLTEVLAYIGNHGGLLGLSNGLSGDMRDLEEAAVNGNADAKLALDMYASEVRRYLGGMLVELGGADAIVFTGGIGENGKELRKDLCANLQELGIELDEEKNISAKGEASIHSENSKTQLWVIPTNEEIIVARQTKQLLEST, from the coding sequence ATGAAAGTTCTGGTAGCAAATCTCGGATCGACCAGCTTCAAGTATCGCTTGTTCGACATGGACAGCGAAACGCAACTGGCTCGAGGTGGGATCGATCGAATCGGATCTCCAGAAAGTTCCTGCAGCGTTCAGATTGGCCAGTGGAAGGAAGACGTCACGGATCATGTTCCAGATCATGCCGTGGCCGTTCGCAAATGCCTTTCGCAACTGACCGATGCAGAAAATGGGTGCCTCAAAGACGCCGCCGAAGTTTCGGCAATCGGCTTTAAAGCGGTCCACGGTGGACGAGTTTCCGGCGTGCAGCGTGTAAACGACGATGTCCTTTCCGCTATGGCAGAAATGAACGAAGTCGCGCCAGCGCATAACCCGCCGTACATCGCCGCCATGCGATTACTTTCTGAGCAACTTCCGGAGATTCCGCTAGTTGCCGCCTTTGAAACAGGCTTTCATCAGACGATTCCTGATCGGAATCGTTACTACGGTATCCCCAAAGCTTGGTCGGACGAGTTCCAGATTAAGAAGTGGGGTTTCCATGGTGCGAGCCATCGGTACATCGCGACGCGAAGTGCCGAACTGTTGGGACGCGACGATTTGCGAGTTATCTCGTGCCACCTAGGTGGAAGCAGCAGCTTATGTGCGATTAAAAACCGCCAAAGCGTTGCCGTCACCATGGGCATGAGCCCGCAAACCGGCTTACCGCAGAACAATCGGGTCGGGGATTTCGATCCCTATGCCCTGCCCCTGCTGATGGAACGAACTGGCAAAACCCTTACCGAAGTTCTCGCGTATATCGGGAATCATGGTGGGCTGCTCGGCTTAAGTAACGGCCTCAGTGGGGATATGCGAGACCTGGAAGAAGCGGCAGTCAACGGCAATGCCGATGCTAAGTTGGCTTTAGACATGTACGCCAGCGAAGTTCGTCGATATCTCGGCGGCATGTTGGTGGAACTGGGCGGAGCCGATGCGATCGTCTTTACCGGTGGTATTGGCGAGAACGGCAAAGAGCTTCGCAAGGACTTGTGTGCCAACTTGCAAGAATTGGGAATCGAACTGGACGAAGAAAAGAACATCTCCGCCAAAGGAGAGGCTTCGATCCATTCGGAAAACAGCAAGACGCAACTGTGGGTTATTCCAACCAACGAAGAAATCATCGTTGCTCGGCAGACCAAGCAGTTGCTGGAGTCGACCTAA
- a CDS encoding BMC domain-containing protein: MQNAIGLIETKGLVGLVEATDAMAKAANVKIVKRVNIGGGLVTTVVSGDVGSVRAAVEAGANAAQQVGELAGSHVLPRPAEGLSDVYFS, encoded by the coding sequence ATGCAAAACGCAATTGGTTTGATTGAAACCAAGGGTTTGGTTGGCCTGGTCGAAGCGACCGATGCCATGGCGAAGGCCGCCAACGTCAAGATTGTAAAACGCGTCAACATCGGCGGTGGCCTGGTCACCACGGTTGTCAGTGGCGACGTCGGAAGCGTTCGTGCTGCCGTTGAAGCTGGTGCCAATGCAGCTCAACAGGTCGGTGAACTGGCCGGTAGCCACGTTTTGCCACGTCCTGCTGAAGGCCTGAGCGACGTTTACTTCAGCTAG
- a CDS encoding EutN/CcmL family microcompartment protein: MRIAKVIGKVTLSRSVSEFQGAVLKLAVPMMLSDIDNETTPLDDLLVVYDELGAGQDNYIALSEGGEAAQPFYPNMKPVDAYNAAILDTVDIRYRHTS, translated from the coding sequence ATGCGTATCGCCAAAGTCATCGGAAAAGTCACTCTCAGCCGTTCGGTCTCCGAATTTCAAGGGGCCGTGCTGAAGTTGGCCGTACCCATGATGTTGAGCGATATCGATAACGAAACCACTCCGCTGGATGACCTTCTGGTTGTGTATGACGAACTGGGAGCAGGGCAAGACAACTACATCGCGTTAAGCGAAGGGGGTGAAGCGGCTCAGCCGTTTTATCCCAATATGAAGCCTGTCGATGCCTACAACGCGGCCATTTTGGACACGGTTGATATTCGTTATCGCCACACGTCCTAA
- the purN gene encoding phosphoribosylglycinamide formyltransferase: MTQPVTTWSKHTRDNPLKIAVLISGGGTTLRNLLDRIAADNLPLEIVLVISSSGKAKGLQYAESGNIPYQVITVAQHPDKADFSKAIFDACREAAAELVVMGGFLKQVAVPSDFENRVINIHPSLIPAFCGAGFYGIRVHTAVLEHGAKVSGCTVHFVDDHYDHGPIIAQHVVEVLPDDLPEDLAARVFDAECVIYPETIAAIADGRVSVVGRTVSVAPAN; the protein is encoded by the coding sequence ATGACACAGCCGGTAACGACTTGGTCGAAGCATACGCGGGACAACCCGCTGAAGATTGCTGTGCTTATCTCCGGCGGGGGCACGACCCTACGGAACTTGCTCGATCGTATCGCCGCGGACAATCTTCCGTTGGAGATCGTACTGGTGATCTCCAGCAGTGGGAAAGCAAAAGGATTGCAGTACGCCGAGTCGGGCAATATTCCCTATCAGGTAATCACCGTCGCGCAGCATCCTGACAAAGCCGATTTCTCGAAAGCAATCTTTGACGCTTGCCGAGAAGCCGCAGCTGAACTGGTTGTCATGGGTGGCTTCCTGAAACAGGTGGCCGTTCCGAGCGACTTTGAGAATCGCGTGATAAATATCCACCCGTCGCTCATCCCTGCTTTCTGCGGCGCTGGCTTCTATGGCATTCGCGTACATACCGCTGTGCTGGAACATGGCGCCAAAGTAAGTGGCTGTACGGTGCATTTCGTTGACGATCATTACGACCACGGACCGATCATCGCCCAGCATGTCGTCGAAGTGCTTCCAGATGACTTACCAGAAGATCTAGCCGCACGCGTTTTCGATGCAGAATGCGTCATCTACCCTGAAACGATTGCCGCTATCGCCGATGGCCGCGTTTCCGTCGTCGGCCGAACAGTCTCTGTCGCCCCCGCCAACTAG
- a CDS encoding EutN/CcmL family microcompartment protein gives MFIAKVTGSVISTQKVDTMVGHKLLVVEPYRLEAKDRQSLVTTGRTFVAVDMLGSGVGDFVLITQGSSARLTPETKTLPIDCVVIGIVDRAHIESFCVYDRDEETDEPEPKAPAKAKATPPPKAEPKPQPKPEPPPAQDEPKENESEG, from the coding sequence ATGTTTATCGCCAAAGTGACCGGTTCGGTCATATCGACGCAGAAAGTCGACACGATGGTCGGCCACAAATTGTTGGTCGTCGAACCGTATCGGTTGGAAGCGAAAGATCGCCAGTCGCTCGTAACCACCGGGCGAACGTTCGTGGCTGTCGACATGCTCGGCAGTGGCGTCGGCGACTTCGTGCTGATCACCCAAGGTTCAAGCGCCCGATTGACCCCGGAAACCAAAACGCTTCCGATCGACTGTGTTGTGATTGGCATTGTCGACCGAGCTCACATCGAGAGCTTCTGCGTTTACGATCGAGACGAAGAGACTGACGAGCCAGAACCAAAGGCACCCGCCAAGGCCAAAGCCACTCCGCCCCCCAAGGCAGAGCCAAAGCCACAGCCCAAGCCGGAACCGCCACCTGCTCAGGACGAACCGAAAGAGAACGAATCTGAAGGCTAG
- a CDS encoding EutN/CcmL family microcompartment protein — protein sequence MQAARVVGTATSTVRHVSMQGWKLLVVQPMQVDGTTPDGFPLLAVDAVNAGPGDLVMITSDGKSTSELLNYPRTPVRWTVIGIVDE from the coding sequence ATGCAAGCGGCACGCGTGGTCGGAACGGCCACCAGTACGGTTCGACACGTGTCGATGCAGGGCTGGAAACTATTGGTCGTCCAGCCGATGCAAGTCGATGGCACCACGCCCGATGGCTTTCCGCTGTTGGCAGTCGATGCCGTCAACGCAGGTCCTGGAGACCTGGTGATGATCACGAGCGATGGCAAATCAACTTCCGAACTATTGAACTACCCCCGAACACCGGTCCGTTGGACGGTGATCGGAATTGTTGACGAATAA
- a CDS encoding DeoR/GlpR family DNA-binding transcription regulator, whose amino-acid sequence MQADARRTRLLDLVRSRGFASLPELAQELEVSESTVRRDVELLEEAGTARRTHGGVFYTGPSPNLPHFELRHEMQWSKKRQIAKAAAQLIEDGDTVILDGGSTTYELAQMLVGRTLQIVTNSLPVANLFMASPTTELILLGGYVHNATGVSLGPYANEMISRLSARRAVLSVAGITEQGLYNSNLLLVETERAMMKAGGEVIIVADSTKFGRQSLAQMCELSEVDKLVVDHEISEAWQSRVQNAGVDLIVAPAEMAIIDRPISHKVS is encoded by the coding sequence ATGCAAGCGGACGCCCGACGAACGCGACTTCTCGACCTGGTTCGGTCCCGAGGCTTTGCCTCGCTGCCGGAACTTGCTCAGGAATTGGAAGTCTCGGAATCGACTGTTCGCCGCGACGTGGAACTGCTGGAAGAAGCAGGGACGGCTCGCAGGACGCATGGGGGCGTGTTTTATACCGGTCCTTCTCCGAACCTGCCCCACTTTGAACTTCGCCACGAAATGCAGTGGAGCAAGAAGCGGCAGATCGCGAAGGCCGCGGCTCAGCTGATCGAAGATGGCGACACGGTCATTCTCGACGGCGGTAGCACCACCTATGAATTAGCCCAGATGCTTGTCGGGCGAACCCTGCAGATTGTGACCAATTCGTTGCCGGTGGCCAACTTGTTCATGGCCAGCCCAACGACGGAATTGATCTTACTCGGCGGGTACGTTCATAACGCTACAGGCGTTTCGCTGGGCCCTTATGCCAACGAGATGATCTCGCGGCTAAGTGCTCGTAGGGCTGTGCTGAGTGTCGCGGGAATTACCGAGCAAGGACTGTACAACAGCAACCTCCTGCTCGTTGAGACAGAACGAGCCATGATGAAAGCTGGCGGTGAAGTAATCATCGTTGCCGACAGCACCAAGTTTGGACGCCAAAGCCTCGCCCAGATGTGTGAGCTTTCCGAAGTCGACAAACTCGTGGTCGATCACGAGATTTCGGAGGCCTGGCAATCACGCGTGCAAAACGCGGGAGTCGATTTGATCGTCGCTCCTGCTGAGATGGCGATCATTGATCGCCCAATTTCCCACAAAGTAAGCTAA